A window of the Pseudomonas fluorescens genome harbors these coding sequences:
- a CDS encoding cytochrome c oxidase assembly protein, producing the protein MADSISLKKLVTRLLGVVVAMFVFGFALVPIYDVMCKAFGINGKTAGQYEGEQTVDASRQVRVQFLSTNTADMPWDFYPKHDELTANPGAVNEMIFIARNPTDKPMSAQAVPSIAPSNAAAYFHKTECFCFTQQVLQPGQQIEMPVRFIVDRDMPKDVKHLTLSYTLFDITARHPPVAANTGG; encoded by the coding sequence ATGGCTGACTCGATTTCGCTGAAAAAACTGGTCACCCGACTGCTCGGCGTGGTGGTGGCGATGTTCGTCTTCGGTTTTGCCCTGGTGCCGATCTACGACGTGATGTGCAAGGCGTTCGGCATCAACGGCAAGACCGCCGGGCAGTACGAGGGCGAGCAGACCGTCGATGCCTCGCGGCAGGTGCGGGTGCAGTTTCTGTCGACCAACACCGCCGACATGCCGTGGGACTTCTACCCCAAGCATGACGAACTGACGGCCAACCCCGGCGCGGTGAACGAGATGATCTTCATCGCGCGCAACCCCACCGACAAACCGATGAGCGCGCAAGCGGTGCCGAGCATCGCGCCGAGCAATGCGGCGGCGTATTTCCACAAGACCGAATGCTTTTGCTTTACCCAGCAGGTGCTGCAGCCCGGTCAGCAGATCGAGATGCCGGTGCGTTTCATCGTTGACCGCGACATGCCCAAGGACGTGAAGCACCTGACGCTGTCCTACACGCTGTTCGATATCACCGCCCGACATCCTCCGGTGGCTGCAAACACTGGCGGTTAA
- the coxB gene encoding cytochrome c oxidase subunit II, protein MMRHPHVWMGLLLWSIFSPVQAAWTVNMAPGATEISHAVFDLHMTIFWICVVIGIIVFGAMFWSMMVHRRSTGQVAAKFHESTTVEILWTVVPLLILVAMAVPATATLIKMYDTSEPDIDIQITGYQWKWHYKYLGQDVEFFSNLATPAEQIHNKEAKGEHYLLEVDKPLVLPTGAKVRFLVTSADVIHSWWVPAFAVKRDAIPGFVNEAWTRIDKPGIYRGQCAELCGKDHGFMPIVVDVKEKADYEKWLAERKAEAMQLKELTSKEWTLDELKERGDKIYHTTCVACHQAEGQGLPPMFPALKGSKIATGPKEAHLSLVFHGKPGTAMAAFGKQLSEVDIAAVVTYERNAWGNNKGDMVTPKEVLELKQAESK, encoded by the coding sequence ATGATGCGACATCCACACGTCTGGATGGGCCTCCTGTTGTGGTCGATTTTCAGCCCGGTGCAAGCTGCCTGGACTGTGAATATGGCGCCTGGAGCGACTGAAATCAGTCACGCAGTATTCGACCTGCACATGACCATTTTCTGGATCTGTGTGGTGATCGGGATCATCGTCTTCGGCGCCATGTTCTGGTCGATGATGGTGCACCGCCGTTCTACCGGGCAGGTCGCCGCAAAATTCCACGAAAGCACCACCGTCGAAATTCTCTGGACCGTCGTTCCGCTGCTGATCCTGGTGGCGATGGCCGTTCCGGCGACCGCGACCCTGATCAAGATGTACGACACCAGTGAGCCGGATATCGATATCCAGATCACCGGGTATCAGTGGAAGTGGCACTACAAATACCTGGGCCAGGACGTCGAGTTCTTCAGCAACCTGGCCACGCCCGCCGAGCAGATCCACAACAAGGAAGCCAAGGGCGAGCATTACCTGCTCGAGGTCGACAAGCCGCTGGTGCTGCCGACCGGCGCCAAGGTGCGCTTTCTGGTGACCTCCGCCGATGTGATCCACTCCTGGTGGGTGCCGGCCTTCGCGGTCAAGCGCGATGCGATTCCGGGATTCGTCAACGAAGCCTGGACCCGCATCGACAAGCCCGGCATTTACCGAGGCCAATGCGCCGAGCTGTGCGGCAAGGATCACGGCTTCATGCCGATCGTGGTCGACGTCAAAGAGAAGGCCGATTACGAAAAATGGCTCGCCGAACGCAAGGCCGAAGCGATGCAGCTCAAGGAGCTGACCAGCAAGGAATGGACCCTCGACGAGCTCAAGGAACGTGGCGACAAGATCTACCACACCACCTGCGTCGCCTGTCACCAGGCTGAAGGCCAGGGCCTGCCGCCGATGTTCCCTGCGCTCAAGGGCTCGAAAATCGCCACCGGTCCGAAAGAGGCACACCTGAGCCTGGTGTTCCACGGCAAACCGGGCACCGCCATGGCGGCGTTCGGCAAGCAGCTGTCAGAAGTCGATATCGCAGCGGTCGTGACTTACGAACGTAACGCCTGGGGCAACAACAAGGGCGACATGGTCACGCCAAAAGAAGTGCTGGAGCTGAAACAGGCGGAAAGCAAATGA
- a CDS encoding cytochrome c oxidase subunit 3, which yields MATHEHYYVPAQSKWPIVATVGMFVTVYGLATWFNDLKAARPESHGPLIFFVGGLLLAYMLFGWFGAVIKESRAGLYSPQLDRSFRWGMSWFIFSEVMFFVAFFGALFYVRHISGPALGGEGTKGIAHMLWPNFQFTWPLLHTPDPKLFPPPKEVISPWGLPLINTILLVSSSVTITIAHHALKKGHRGALKLWLAITVLLGCAFLGFQAEEYIHAYHELGLTLGSGIYGATFFMLTGFHGAHVTIGTIILFVMLMRIMKGHFDNEHQFGFEAASWYWHFVDVVWIGLFIFVYVL from the coding sequence ATGGCAACTCATGAGCACTATTACGTCCCGGCCCAGAGCAAGTGGCCGATCGTCGCCACGGTGGGGATGTTCGTCACCGTGTACGGTCTGGCGACCTGGTTCAACGATCTGAAGGCAGCGCGTCCGGAATCCCACGGCCCGCTGATCTTTTTCGTCGGCGGACTGTTGCTGGCGTACATGCTGTTCGGCTGGTTCGGCGCGGTGATCAAGGAAAGCCGTGCGGGGTTGTACAGTCCGCAGCTGGACCGCTCGTTCCGCTGGGGCATGAGCTGGTTCATCTTCTCCGAGGTGATGTTCTTCGTCGCCTTCTTCGGCGCGCTGTTCTATGTGCGGCACATCTCCGGCCCGGCACTGGGCGGCGAAGGCACCAAAGGCATCGCCCACATGCTCTGGCCGAACTTCCAGTTCACCTGGCCGCTGCTGCACACGCCGGATCCGAAACTGTTCCCGCCGCCCAAGGAAGTCATCAGCCCTTGGGGCCTGCCGCTGATCAACACCATCCTGCTGGTGAGCTCCAGCGTGACCATCACCATCGCCCACCACGCGCTGAAGAAAGGTCATCGCGGCGCGCTGAAACTGTGGCTGGCAATCACCGTGCTGCTGGGCTGTGCGTTCCTCGGCTTCCAGGCCGAAGAATATATCCACGCCTACCACGAACTGGGGCTGACCCTCGGCTCGGGCATCTACGGCGCGACGTTCTTCATGCTCACCGGTTTCCACGGCGCCCACGTGACCATCGGCACGATCATTCTGTTCGTGATGCTGATGCGCATCATGAAGGGCCACTTCGATAACGAACATCAGTTCGGCTTTGAAGCAGCGAGCTGGTACTGGCACTTCGTCGATGTGGTGTGGATCGGCTTGTTCATCTTCGTTTACGTGCTCTGA
- a CDS encoding SulP family inorganic anion transporter — MRAAQLKAVLPRELLASVVVFLVALPLCMGIAIASGLPPAKGLITGIIGGLVVGWLAGSPLQVSGPAAGLAVLVFELVRQHGIEMLGPILLLAGFLQLVAGRLKLGCWFRVTAPAVVYGMLAGIGVLIVLSQVHVMLDAAPKPSGLDNLTAFPGAVVQALPSFGWQAGLLGLSTIAVMWLWEKFRPHSLRFIPGALLGVGLATGASLLLALQVKRVEVPENLAEAIDWLKPADLLSLADPTLLIAAFAVAFIASAETLLSAAAVDRMHSGPRSDFDRELSAQGVGNMLCGLVGALPMTGVIVRSSANVQAGATTRYSTIFHGLWLLAFVLLLSSVLQSIPVASLAGVLVYTGFKLVDLKAFRGLGRYGRMPMFTYAATALAIIFTDLLTGVLIGFGLTLVKLAFKASRLKISLIDLPQEGEMELRLVGAATFLKVPALTQVLGSIPPGTTVHVPLNNLSYIDHSCLELLEEWGRANAAKGAKLLIESRGLKRRLEGRIRTTTGIGAAG, encoded by the coding sequence ATGCGTGCGGCTCAATTGAAAGCTGTGTTGCCACGGGAGCTGCTCGCTTCAGTGGTTGTGTTTCTGGTCGCCCTGCCGCTGTGCATGGGCATTGCCATTGCGTCAGGGCTGCCGCCGGCCAAAGGCCTGATCACCGGGATCATCGGCGGTCTGGTCGTGGGATGGCTGGCGGGTTCGCCGTTGCAGGTCAGCGGGCCGGCGGCGGGTCTGGCGGTGCTGGTGTTCGAGCTGGTGCGCCAGCACGGCATTGAAATGCTCGGGCCGATCCTGCTGCTCGCCGGTTTCCTGCAACTGGTAGCGGGACGCCTGAAGCTCGGTTGCTGGTTCCGGGTCACGGCGCCAGCAGTGGTATACGGCATGCTCGCGGGGATTGGCGTGCTGATTGTGCTGTCGCAAGTGCATGTGATGCTGGATGCCGCGCCGAAGCCTTCTGGTCTGGACAATCTGACGGCATTCCCCGGCGCGGTGGTGCAGGCCTTGCCGTCCTTTGGCTGGCAGGCCGGATTGCTCGGGCTTTCGACCATCGCCGTGATGTGGCTGTGGGAGAAATTCCGCCCGCATTCGCTGCGCTTCATTCCGGGCGCGCTGCTCGGGGTCGGGTTGGCGACAGGCGCCAGCCTGCTGCTGGCGTTGCAGGTCAAACGGGTTGAAGTACCAGAAAATCTGGCCGAAGCCATCGACTGGCTGAAACCGGCGGATCTGCTCAGCCTCGCCGACCCGACGCTGCTGATCGCCGCGTTCGCCGTGGCCTTCATCGCCAGCGCCGAAACCCTGCTATCCGCCGCCGCGGTGGATCGCATGCACAGCGGCCCGCGTTCGGACTTCGACCGTGAGCTGTCGGCACAAGGCGTCGGCAACATGCTCTGTGGTCTGGTCGGCGCGCTGCCGATGACCGGGGTGATCGTGCGCAGTTCGGCCAACGTCCAGGCCGGCGCCACCACGCGTTATTCGACGATTTTCCATGGCCTGTGGCTGCTGGCGTTCGTGCTGTTGCTGTCGAGCGTGTTGCAGAGCATTCCGGTGGCGAGTCTGGCGGGTGTTCTGGTCTACACCGGTTTCAAACTGGTGGATCTCAAGGCGTTCCGTGGTCTGGGCCGGTATGGCCGGATGCCGATGTTCACCTACGCCGCCACGGCGCTGGCGATCATCTTCACTGACCTGTTGACCGGCGTGCTGATCGGTTTCGGCCTGACCTTGGTGAAACTGGCGTTCAAGGCTTCGCGCCTGAAAATCAGCCTGATCGATCTGCCGCAGGAAGGGGAAATGGAATTGCGTCTGGTGGGCGCAGCAACGTTCCTCAAAGTGCCGGCACTGACTCAGGTGCTGGGCAGCATCCCGCCGGGCACGACAGTGCACGTGCCGCTCAACAATCTGAGCTACATCGACCATTCATGTCTGGAACTGCTCGAAGAGTGGGGCCGGGCGAATGCGGCCAAGGGGGCGAAACTGTTGATCGAGTCGCGCGGGTTGAAACGACGGCTCGAGGGGCGAATCCGCACCACCACCGGGATCGGTGCGGCGGGCTGA
- the ctaD gene encoding cytochrome c oxidase subunit I, with translation MSAVIDDHGHADHDHAHGPAKGLMRWVLTTNHKDIGTLYLWFAFCMFLLGGSFAMVIRAELFQPGLQIVEPAFFNQMTTMHGLVMVFGAVMPAFVGLANWMIPLMIGAPDMALPRMNNFSFWLLPAAFLLLVSTLFTPGGGPNFGWTFYAPLSTTYAPESVTFFIFAIHLMGISSIMGAINVIATILNLRAPGMTLMKMPLFVWTWLITAFLLIAVMPVLAGCVTMMLMDIHFGTSFFSAAGGGDPVLFQHVFWFFGHPEVYIMILPAFGAVSQIIPTFSRKPLFGYTSMVYATASIAFLSFIVWAHHMFVVGIPLVGELFFMYATMLIAVPTGVKVFNWASTMWQGSMTFETPMLFAVAFVILFSIGGFSGLMLAIAPADFQYQDTYFVVAHFHYVLVPGAIFGIFASAYYWLPKWTGHMYDETLGKLHFWLSFVGMNLTFFPMHFVGLAGMPRRIPDYNLQFADFNMVSSIGAFMFGATQIFFLFIVIKTIRGGEPAPAKPWDGAEGLEWSVPSPAPYHTFTTPPEVK, from the coding sequence ATGAGCGCTGTCATCGATGACCACGGTCATGCCGACCACGACCACGCCCACGGCCCCGCCAAAGGCCTGATGCGCTGGGTGCTGACCACCAACCACAAGGACATCGGCACGCTGTACCTGTGGTTTGCGTTCTGCATGTTCCTGCTCGGCGGCTCGTTCGCCATGGTGATCCGCGCCGAGCTGTTCCAGCCCGGCCTGCAGATCGTCGAGCCGGCGTTCTTCAACCAGATGACCACCATGCATGGTCTGGTGATGGTGTTCGGTGCGGTGATGCCGGCGTTCGTCGGTCTCGCCAACTGGATGATCCCGTTGATGATCGGCGCGCCGGACATGGCCCTGCCGCGGATGAACAACTTCAGCTTCTGGCTGTTGCCGGCGGCGTTCCTGCTGCTGGTCTCGACCCTGTTCACCCCCGGAGGCGGGCCGAATTTCGGCTGGACGTTCTACGCACCGCTGTCCACCACCTATGCGCCGGAAAGCGTGACGTTCTTCATCTTCGCCATCCACCTGATGGGGATCAGTTCGATCATGGGCGCGATCAACGTGATCGCCACCATCCTCAACCTGCGCGCCCCCGGCATGACCCTGATGAAAATGCCGCTGTTCGTCTGGACCTGGCTGATCACCGCATTCCTGCTGATCGCGGTGATGCCGGTGCTGGCCGGGTGCGTGACGATGATGCTGATGGACATCCACTTCGGTACCAGTTTCTTCAGTGCCGCCGGCGGCGGTGACCCGGTGCTGTTCCAGCATGTGTTCTGGTTCTTCGGCCACCCCGAGGTGTACATCATGATCCTGCCGGCCTTCGGTGCCGTCAGCCAGATCATCCCGACCTTCTCGCGCAAGCCGCTGTTCGGCTACACCTCGATGGTCTACGCCACGGCGAGCATCGCGTTCCTGTCGTTCATCGTCTGGGCGCACCACATGTTCGTGGTGGGCATCCCGCTGGTGGGCGAGTTGTTCTTCATGTACGCGACGATGCTGATCGCGGTGCCGACCGGGGTGAAGGTGTTCAACTGGGCGAGCACCATGTGGCAGGGCTCGATGACCTTCGAGACGCCGATGCTGTTTGCCGTGGCGTTCGTGATCCTGTTCTCGATCGGCGGTTTCTCCGGGCTGATGCTGGCCATCGCCCCGGCGGACTTCCAGTACCAGGACACCTACTTCGTGGTCGCGCACTTCCACTACGTGCTGGTGCCGGGGGCGATCTTCGGGATTTTCGCGTCGGCCTATTACTGGCTGCCGAAATGGACCGGCCACATGTACGACGAAACCTTGGGCAAGCTGCACTTCTGGCTGTCCTTCGTCGGCATGAACCTGACGTTCTTCCCGATGCACTTCGTGGGCCTGGCGGGCATGCCCCGGCGGATTCCGGACTACAACCTGCAGTTCGCCGACTTCAACATGGTCTCGTCGATCGGCGCGTTCATGTTCGGTGCCACGCAGATCTTCTTCCTGTTCATCGTGATCAAGACCATCCGTGGCGGCGAGCCGGCACCGGCCAAACCGTGGGATGGCGCCGAAGGTCTGGAATGGAGCGTGCCGTCACCGGCGCCGTATCACACCTTCACCACGCCGCCGGAAGTGAAATGA
- a CDS encoding GMC family oxidoreductase — MATVMKKVDAVIVGFGWTGAIMAKELTEAGLNVLALERGPMQDTYPDGNYPQVIDELTYSVRKKLFQDVSKETVTIRHSVNDIALPNRQLGAFLPGNGVGGAGLHWSGVHFRVDPIELRMRSHYEERYGKHFIPKDMTIQDFGVSYEELEPFFDFAEKVFGTSGQAWTVKGQLVGQGKGGNPYAPDRSNPFPLEAQKNTVSAQLFGKAATEVGYKPYNLPSANTSGPYTNPYGAQMGPCNFCGFCSGYVCYMYSKASPNVNILPALKPLPNFELRPNAHVLRVNLDSTKTKATGVTYIDGQGREIEQPADLVILGAFQLHNVRLMLLSGIGKPYDPVSGEGVVGRNFAYQNMATIKAFFDKDTHTNNFIGAGGNGVAVDDFNADNFDHGPHGFVGGSPMWVNQAGSRPIAGTSNPPGTPPWGSAWKRATADYYTHQVSMDAHGAHQSYRGNYLDLDPVYRDAYGMPLLRMTFDWQENDIKMNRFMVEKMGKIAEAMGPKAIAVIGKKVGDHFNTASYQTTHLNGGAIMGTDPKTSALNRYLQSWDVHNVFVPGASAFPQGLGYNPTGLVAALTYWSAKAIREQYLKNPGPLVQA; from the coding sequence ATGGCAACGGTAATGAAGAAGGTCGACGCAGTGATCGTCGGTTTCGGCTGGACAGGCGCGATCATGGCCAAGGAGCTGACCGAAGCCGGGCTCAACGTGCTGGCGCTGGAACGCGGGCCGATGCAGGACACCTACCCGGACGGCAACTATCCGCAGGTGATCGACGAACTCACCTACAGCGTGCGGAAAAAACTCTTCCAGGACGTTTCCAAGGAAACCGTCACCATCCGCCACAGCGTCAACGACATCGCCCTGCCGAATCGGCAGTTGGGCGCGTTCCTGCCGGGCAATGGCGTGGGCGGTGCCGGCCTGCACTGGTCGGGCGTGCACTTTCGGGTCGACCCGATCGAGTTGCGCATGCGCAGCCACTACGAAGAGCGCTACGGCAAACACTTCATCCCCAAGGACATGACCATCCAGGACTTCGGCGTCAGCTATGAAGAGCTGGAACCGTTCTTCGACTTCGCCGAGAAAGTCTTCGGCACCTCGGGCCAGGCCTGGACCGTGAAAGGCCAGTTGGTCGGTCAGGGTAAGGGCGGCAACCCGTACGCACCGGATCGCTCTAACCCGTTCCCGCTGGAAGCGCAGAAGAACACGGTTTCCGCACAGCTGTTCGGCAAAGCGGCTACCGAAGTCGGCTACAAACCCTACAACCTGCCTTCCGCCAATACTTCAGGGCCATACACCAACCCTTACGGCGCGCAGATGGGCCCGTGCAACTTCTGCGGTTTTTGCAGCGGCTACGTTTGCTACATGTATTCAAAGGCATCGCCGAACGTGAACATTCTGCCGGCGCTGAAGCCGCTGCCGAATTTCGAACTGCGGCCTAACGCCCACGTCCTGCGGGTCAACCTCGACAGCACGAAAACCAAGGCCACCGGCGTCACCTACATCGACGGTCAGGGTCGCGAGATCGAGCAACCGGCGGATCTGGTGATCCTCGGCGCATTCCAGTTGCACAACGTGCGCCTGATGCTGCTCTCCGGCATCGGCAAGCCTTACGATCCGGTCAGCGGTGAAGGTGTGGTCGGGCGCAACTTCGCCTACCAGAACATGGCCACCATCAAGGCGTTCTTCGACAAGGATACCCACACCAACAACTTCATCGGGGCTGGCGGCAACGGTGTGGCGGTGGATGATTTCAACGCCGACAACTTCGATCACGGACCGCATGGTTTCGTCGGTGGCTCGCCGATGTGGGTCAACCAGGCCGGCAGCCGACCAATCGCCGGCACCTCCAACCCGCCGGGCACTCCGCCCTGGGGCAGTGCGTGGAAACGCGCGACCGCCGATTACTACACCCACCAAGTGTCGATGGACGCCCATGGCGCGCATCAGTCCTACCGTGGCAACTACCTAGATCTGGACCCGGTGTACCGCGATGCCTACGGCATGCCGCTGCTGCGGATGACGTTCGACTGGCAGGAAAACGACATCAAGATGAACCGCTTCATGGTCGAGAAAATGGGCAAGATCGCCGAGGCCATGGGCCCGAAGGCCATCGCCGTGATCGGCAAGAAGGTCGGCGACCACTTCAACACCGCGTCGTACCAGACCACCCACCTCAATGGTGGCGCGATCATGGGCACGGATCCGAAGACCAGCGCACTGAACCGCTACTTGCAGAGCTGGGACGTGCACAACGTGTTCGTTCCGGGTGCCTCGGCATTCCCGCAGGGCTTGGGTTACAACCCGACCGGCCTGGTCGCCGCGCTGACCTACTGGTCGGCGAAAGCGATTCGCGAGCAATACCTGAAAAACCCCGGCCCGCTGGTTCAGGCTTAA
- a CDS encoding twin transmembrane helix small protein, with protein MLKAAIVLMLIATVVSLFSGLFFLVKDDSSSNRLVIALSVRVALAACTVGLIAWGFYSGQLVSHAPW; from the coding sequence ATGCTCAAAGCAGCCATCGTCCTGATGCTGATTGCCACGGTGGTCAGCCTGTTCAGCGGCCTGTTTTTCCTGGTCAAGGACGACAGCAGTTCGAATCGCCTGGTGATCGCCTTGAGTGTTCGGGTGGCATTGGCCGCTTGCACCGTCGGCTTGATTGCCTGGGGTTTCTACAGCGGCCAACTGGTGTCGCACGCGCCTTGGTAG
- a CDS encoding c-type cytochrome encodes MKTLVIATLALLGSTAVHGAEVDQSLIKKGEYLARAGDCVACHTAKDGKPFAGGLPMETPIGTIYSTNITPDKTGIGDYSFEDFDQAVRHGVAKNGSTLYPAMPYPSYARVSATDMQALYAYFMHGVEPVAQENKASDIPWPLSMRWPLMGWRWLFAPKVEDYKPASDDAVVSRGAYLVEGLGHCGACHTPRALTMQEKSLSAAEGSSFLSGSAPLEGWIAKSLRGDHKDGLGSWSEEQLVQFLKTGRSDRSAVFGGMSDVVTHSMQYMTDADLTAIARYLKSLPANDPADQPHQYDEKAAKALWNGDDSQRGASVYIDNCAACHRTDGHGYTRVFPALAGNPVLQSEDPTSLIHIVLKGGTLPATHTAPSTLTMPGFAWRLSDQEVADVVSFIRGSWGNKASAVTAKDVAKLRTDDMTTTSTGDLGQVTSHN; translated from the coding sequence ATGAAAACTCTCGTTATCGCGACCCTTGCACTGCTCGGCAGCACTGCCGTTCATGGCGCCGAAGTTGATCAATCCTTGATCAAAAAAGGCGAATACCTCGCCCGCGCCGGCGACTGTGTGGCCTGCCACACGGCCAAGGACGGCAAGCCGTTCGCCGGCGGCCTACCGATGGAAACCCCGATCGGCACGATCTACTCGACCAACATCACCCCGGATAAAACCGGCATCGGTGACTACAGCTTCGAGGACTTCGACCAGGCTGTGCGCCATGGCGTGGCCAAAAACGGCAGCACCTTGTACCCGGCGATGCCGTATCCGTCATACGCCCGTGTCAGCGCAACTGACATGCAGGCGCTCTACGCCTACTTCATGCACGGCGTTGAACCGGTGGCACAGGAAAACAAAGCCAGCGACATCCCGTGGCCATTGAGCATGCGCTGGCCATTGATGGGCTGGCGCTGGCTGTTCGCGCCGAAGGTCGAGGATTACAAACCCGCGTCGGACGATGCCGTCGTCAGCCGTGGGGCGTATCTGGTGGAAGGCCTAGGACATTGCGGCGCGTGCCATACGCCACGGGCCCTGACCATGCAGGAAAAATCCTTGAGCGCTGCCGAAGGCAGCAGTTTTCTGTCAGGCAGTGCGCCGCTGGAAGGCTGGATTGCTAAAAGTTTGCGTGGTGATCACAAGGACGGCCTCGGCAGCTGGAGCGAAGAGCAACTGGTGCAGTTCCTCAAGACCGGTCGTAGCGACCGCAGCGCGGTGTTCGGCGGCATGAGCGACGTGGTCACCCACAGCATGCAGTACATGACCGACGCCGACCTGACCGCGATTGCCCGTTACCTGAAATCACTGCCGGCCAATGACCCTGCCGACCAGCCGCACCAGTACGACGAGAAAGCTGCCAAGGCCTTGTGGAACGGGGATGACAGTCAGCGTGGCGCGTCGGTGTACATCGATAACTGCGCGGCGTGCCACCGAACTGACGGCCACGGCTATACCCGGGTGTTCCCGGCGCTGGCGGGCAACCCGGTGCTGCAATCGGAGGATCCGACCTCGCTGATCCACATCGTGCTCAAGGGCGGCACCCTGCCTGCGACGCACACGGCGCCGTCGACCTTGACCATGCCGGGCTTCGCCTGGCGCCTGTCGGATCAGGAAGTGGCAGATGTGGTGAGTTTTATTCGTGGAAGTTGGGGTAACAAGGCATCGGCCGTCACAGCGAAAGATGTTGCAAAGTTACGCACGGACGACATGACAACCACATCGACCGGCGACCTTGGACAAGTCACCAGTCATAACTAA
- a CDS encoding carbonic anhydrase translates to MSDKDKQPLAASAQAAPVAESADAALKHIVDGFLHFHHEVFPQQEELFKKLATAQSPRAMFITCADSRIVPELITQSSPGDLFVTRNVGNVVPPYGQMNGGVSTAIEYAVLALGVQHIIICGHSDCGAMRAVLNPDSLGKMPTVKAWLRHAEVAKTMVHDNCNCTDEKESMPILTEENVIAQLQHLRTHPSVASRMANGHLFIHGWVYNIETSEIKAYDADQGCFLPLNGSHPIPVATPKARF, encoded by the coding sequence ATGAGTGACAAGGATAAACAGCCGTTGGCTGCGTCGGCGCAAGCCGCCCCTGTGGCGGAATCCGCCGATGCAGCGTTGAAGCATATCGTTGACGGCTTTTTGCATTTTCATCATGAGGTCTTTCCACAGCAGGAAGAACTCTTCAAGAAACTCGCCACGGCTCAGTCGCCACGGGCGATGTTCATCACCTGCGCCGACTCGCGCATCGTGCCCGAACTGATCACCCAGAGTTCGCCCGGCGATCTGTTCGTGACCCGTAACGTCGGCAACGTCGTGCCACCCTACGGCCAGATGAATGGCGGCGTTTCCACCGCCATCGAATATGCGGTACTCGCCCTTGGCGTGCAGCACATCATCATTTGCGGCCACTCCGATTGCGGCGCCATGCGCGCGGTGCTCAACCCGGACAGCCTGGGAAAAATGCCGACGGTCAAAGCCTGGCTGCGCCACGCCGAAGTCGCGAAAACCATGGTGCATGACAATTGCAACTGCACCGACGAAAAAGAAAGCATGCCGATCCTCACCGAGGAGAACGTCATCGCCCAACTGCAGCACTTGCGTACCCATCCTTCGGTAGCCTCGCGCATGGCGAACGGTCATCTGTTCATCCATGGCTGGGTCTACAACATCGAAACCAGCGAAATCAAAGCTTACGACGCGGATCAGGGTTGCTTCCTGCCGCTCAACGGCAGCCATCCGATCCCGGTGGCGACGCCCAAAGCGCGCTTCTGA
- a CDS encoding PA0069 family radical SAM protein, which yields MTSPLPPRGRGTATNPHNRFAPSRSVAEDDGWFQEVPLTQGTEVSFETAKTIITRNTSPDLPFDRSINPYRGCEHGCIYCYARPSHAYWDMSPGLDFETKLIAKTNAAQMLEEQLGKKGYRCAPINLGSNTDPYQPIEREHRITRQTLEVLLRYRHPVTIVTKGSLILRDLDLLTELAQQRLVAVMISLTTLDDELKRILEPRAAAPKARLRAIRVMREAGIPVGVLCSPMIPMINDSEIESLLTEAHAAGAQSAAYMMLRLPLEVAPLFEEWLEAHYPQRAAHVLSLIRQSRGGELYDSRFGARMRGEGPFADLLAQRFAKALKRLGLNHREGFNLDCTAFCPPGRQMALI from the coding sequence ATGACCAGCCCCCTCCCCCCGCGCGGTCGCGGCACCGCCACCAACCCGCACAACCGCTTCGCGCCGAGTCGCTCGGTGGCCGAGGATGACGGCTGGTTTCAGGAAGTGCCTTTGACCCAGGGCACCGAAGTCAGCTTCGAAACCGCAAAGACCATCATCACCCGCAACACCTCGCCGGACCTGCCCTTCGACCGCTCGATCAATCCCTATCGCGGCTGCGAGCATGGCTGCATTTATTGCTACGCACGGCCCAGCCACGCCTATTGGGACATGTCGCCGGGGCTGGATTTCGAAACCAAACTGATCGCCAAAACCAATGCCGCCCAGATGCTGGAGGAGCAACTGGGGAAAAAAGGCTATCGATGTGCGCCGATCAACCTCGGCTCCAACACCGATCCCTATCAGCCGATCGAACGTGAACACCGCATCACCCGCCAGACCCTCGAAGTGCTGCTGCGCTACCGGCATCCGGTGACCATCGTCACCAAGGGTTCGCTGATCCTGCGCGACCTCGACCTGCTCACCGAACTGGCGCAACAGCGGCTGGTGGCGGTGATGATCAGCCTGACCACCCTGGACGACGAACTCAAACGCATCCTCGAACCTCGCGCCGCCGCGCCCAAGGCCCGGTTGCGGGCGATCCGGGTCATGCGCGAGGCGGGGATTCCGGTCGGTGTGCTGTGTTCGCCGATGATTCCGATGATCAACGACAGCGAAATCGAAAGCCTGCTGACCGAAGCCCACGCCGCTGGCGCCCAGAGCGCGGCCTACATGATGCTGCGGCTGCCGCTGGAAGTGGCGCCGCTGTTCGAGGAATGGCTTGAGGCGCACTACCCGCAGCGCGCCGCCCATGTACTGAGCCTGATCCGTCAGAGCCGTGGCGGCGAGCTGTACGACAGCCGTTTCGGTGCCAGGATGCGCGGAGAGGGGCCGTTTGCCGACCTGCTCGCCCAGCGTTTCGCCAAAGCACTGAAACGCCTTGGGCTCAATCATCGCGAAGGCTTCAACCTGGATTGCACGGCCTTCTGTCCGCCGGGGCGCCAGATGGCGCTGATTTAG